In the genome of Fuerstiella sp., one region contains:
- a CDS encoding DUF1501 domain-containing protein has protein sequence MMFPTPFYPQCPGRISGDPSRRGFLRNASSGFGWLALSGLLADQSFAGVTAPLSVQTARAKNVIFCFMDGGPSHVDTFDPKPDLTKYQGQAIGPDAVSKRAQSAANRVWLGSPWRFRQRGQSGMWVSDLFPHIAEVADEICVVRSMRGELPLHGQQNLLMHTGRINGHAPSIGSWISYGLGSENKNLPGYVVLNNDWVPNGGLENFSCSYLPASHQATMLRPSGTPVDNIVPSDTRDVQQRKLALLLQQDQEFVKQTASPQSIEGAIANYETAFRMQSTIPRVADIGEEPEHIRKMYGVNSSDEHQHLYAMQTLRARRLVEAGVRFVEITCPSFDGNNSPWDQHGLLKQNHEKNARITEQSVAALIIDLRQRGLLDETIVVWAGEMGRTPHTPAVKDGCGRDHHVNGYSIFLAGGGFRPGITYGETDEFGNSVVENLVTIHDIHATVLHQLGVDHERLTYRHSGRDQRLTDVHGRILQDILC, from the coding sequence ATGATGTTCCCCACGCCGTTTTATCCACAATGTCCTGGCAGAATTTCTGGCGATCCGTCTCGCCGGGGATTCCTTAGAAACGCATCCAGCGGTTTCGGATGGCTGGCGTTGAGCGGACTGCTGGCGGATCAATCGTTTGCCGGAGTAACGGCACCGTTGTCTGTTCAGACAGCACGTGCAAAAAATGTGATTTTCTGCTTCATGGATGGTGGTCCCAGTCACGTGGACACATTTGATCCGAAACCCGACCTGACAAAGTATCAGGGTCAGGCGATCGGACCAGATGCCGTTTCCAAACGAGCACAATCGGCCGCCAATCGAGTCTGGCTGGGAAGTCCCTGGCGATTCAGACAACGCGGCCAAAGCGGAATGTGGGTCAGTGACCTGTTTCCCCATATTGCTGAGGTCGCTGACGAAATCTGTGTCGTGCGGTCAATGCGCGGCGAACTGCCTCTGCACGGACAGCAGAACCTGCTGATGCATACCGGACGTATCAACGGACACGCACCAAGCATCGGCTCCTGGATTTCTTACGGCCTTGGCAGTGAAAACAAAAATCTGCCTGGCTATGTCGTACTCAACAATGACTGGGTACCAAACGGCGGCCTTGAGAATTTCAGTTGCTCCTATTTACCCGCGTCCCATCAGGCCACCATGCTGCGTCCGAGCGGTACACCTGTGGACAACATCGTTCCCTCCGACACACGTGACGTCCAGCAGCGAAAACTGGCGTTGTTGCTGCAGCAGGATCAGGAGTTTGTTAAGCAAACCGCGTCTCCTCAGTCCATCGAAGGCGCCATTGCCAACTACGAAACTGCCTTTCGAATGCAGAGTACTATTCCTCGGGTGGCGGATATCGGTGAAGAACCGGAACACATCCGAAAAATGTATGGTGTTAATTCGTCAGACGAACATCAGCATCTCTACGCTATGCAGACGCTTCGGGCACGACGACTGGTCGAAGCCGGAGTTCGCTTTGTGGAAATCACCTGCCCGAGTTTTGACGGCAACAATTCTCCCTGGGATCAACACGGTCTGCTGAAACAGAACCACGAAAAGAATGCACGAATCACTGAACAGTCTGTTGCGGCATTGATCATTGATCTCAGACAGCGCGGCCTGCTGGATGAGACCATCGTTGTGTGGGCCGGGGAAATGGGCCGAACACCACACACTCCTGCCGTCAAAGATGGCTGTGGTCGGGACCATCACGTGAACGGCTATTCCATTTTTCTGGCAGGTGGAGGATTTCGTCCGGGAATCACGTATGGTGAAACTGACGAATTTGGTAATTCCGTGGTAGAGAATCTGGTCACCATCCACGACATTCACGCCACCGTGCTGCATCAGCTGGGAGTCGACCACGAACGACTGACGTACCGCCACAGCGGGCGAGATCAGCGTTTGACCGATGTCCACGGTCGAATTCTTCAGGATATTCTCTGCTGA
- a CDS encoding DUF1080 domain-containing protein — protein sequence MKLLIRVALAAFLIFHGTGSTFAEDGWKSLFDGKTLDGWKRDDLGKAQYTVVNGTIHGKTVEGSPNTFLASEQEYGDFELEFEVKVHDLLNSGCQIRSRGKTKADLTEEQRKNKNSGLGRFHGPQVEIEASPGQSGYIYGEATGRGWLSPEPKNNAAHNHMKNGEWNRFRIVARGARIQTWINGEQIADLTDEGIYKTHPKGRIGLQVHSIKKGTGPFDVAWRNIRIREH from the coding sequence ATGAAATTACTCATCCGTGTTGCACTGGCAGCATTTTTAATTTTCCACGGGACCGGTTCGACTTTTGCTGAAGATGGCTGGAAATCTTTGTTTGACGGCAAGACTCTCGATGGCTGGAAGCGAGATGACCTCGGCAAAGCGCAATACACAGTCGTCAACGGAACAATTCACGGCAAAACGGTTGAAGGCAGTCCAAATACATTTCTGGCATCCGAACAGGAATACGGAGACTTCGAGCTGGAGTTCGAAGTCAAGGTTCACGACCTGCTGAATTCAGGATGCCAGATTCGCTCAAGAGGGAAAACGAAAGCAGACCTGACAGAAGAACAGAGAAAGAACAAAAACAGCGGTCTGGGTCGGTTTCACGGTCCACAGGTGGAGATTGAGGCCAGTCCGGGTCAATCCGGCTACATCTACGGAGAAGCTACCGGGCGCGGATGGCTGTCACCCGAGCCAAAAAACAATGCTGCTCACAACCACATGAAAAACGGCGAATGGAACAGGTTTCGCATCGTTGCCAGGGGTGCTCGAATCCAGACGTGGATCAATGGCGAACAGATTGCAGACCTCACGGATGAAGGGATTTACAAAACTCACCCAAAAGGTCGCATTGGACTGCAGGTGCACAGCATCAAAAAAGGAACCGGTCCCTTCGACGTGGCGTGGCGCAATATTCGCATCAGGGAACATTAG
- a CDS encoding PQQ-binding-like beta-propeller repeat protein, with protein MLRLSFVFTGMLTSLVCFDEFAQAADVSYFRHDYGIAQGDAALPEDFGEESGRVWRVPTSSGISSPCVHGNFVFLTTYDEASSELATVALNRETGVTLWKQVAPAQRIEDVHPTGNPAACTPACDGEHVYSFFGSYGLQCFDVSGELIWQRAMGPFQDEFGAASSPILVDDLVILNEDHDVDSVLTAIDKRTGDIRWTTPRDGFTRSYSSPILLETAGERSVVVAGALRLVAYEIATGKPRWWVNGLSRIVDPTPVLADGHLFMATWTPGGDSSSRISMGPYAEALNTFDSDQDGLIARSELSEGPVLSRFFRIDLDQDEHLNNSEWDAHARVFELAQNTAMSIRPGGTGDVTASAIEWTYRRGLPTVPSSIVYDGVLYMVKDSGIITTLDATTGDLLKQGRSRGPGNYYASLVAGDGKVYMCSEKGVITVLSAGREWSILSSHDFGERIMGTPAIRDGRIYIRTDDAMYCFGG; from the coding sequence ATGTTGCGACTTAGTTTTGTTTTTACCGGTATGTTGACGTCCCTTGTCTGTTTCGATGAGTTTGCTCAGGCCGCTGATGTCAGCTACTTTCGACATGATTACGGGATTGCTCAGGGGGACGCCGCTCTGCCGGAAGATTTTGGTGAGGAATCCGGTCGTGTCTGGCGTGTGCCGACGAGTTCCGGTATTTCTTCACCCTGTGTGCATGGGAATTTCGTTTTTCTCACTACATATGATGAAGCCTCATCCGAACTGGCAACTGTTGCGCTCAATCGGGAGACCGGAGTGACACTGTGGAAACAGGTGGCACCGGCGCAGCGGATTGAAGACGTCCATCCGACAGGTAATCCGGCAGCCTGCACTCCCGCGTGTGACGGCGAACATGTGTATTCGTTCTTCGGCAGTTACGGGCTCCAGTGTTTCGATGTCAGTGGTGAACTGATCTGGCAGCGTGCGATGGGACCGTTTCAGGATGAATTCGGTGCGGCCAGTTCTCCGATTCTGGTTGATGACCTTGTGATTCTGAATGAAGACCACGATGTCGACAGTGTGTTGACGGCCATAGATAAACGGACGGGTGATATTCGCTGGACCACGCCCCGCGACGGATTCACTCGCAGTTATTCCTCTCCGATTCTCCTTGAAACAGCGGGTGAACGGTCTGTTGTGGTTGCCGGGGCGCTCCGACTGGTGGCCTATGAAATTGCTACCGGAAAGCCAAGGTGGTGGGTCAACGGGCTGTCGCGGATTGTGGACCCGACTCCGGTTCTTGCAGACGGTCACCTTTTTATGGCGACATGGACACCAGGTGGTGATTCTTCCAGTCGCATCTCGATGGGACCGTATGCTGAAGCTCTGAATACGTTCGACAGTGATCAGGATGGATTGATCGCCAGATCAGAGTTGAGTGAAGGACCCGTTCTGTCTCGATTCTTTCGCATTGATCTGGATCAGGATGAACATCTGAACAATTCCGAGTGGGACGCCCATGCTCGCGTTTTTGAACTGGCTCAAAACACGGCCATGTCGATTCGGCCAGGTGGAACAGGGGATGTGACGGCATCGGCCATCGAATGGACCTATCGGAGAGGACTGCCAACCGTTCCCAGTTCGATTGTGTACGACGGGGTGCTGTATATGGTGAAGGACAGCGGGATCATCACTACGCTTGATGCCACGACCGGTGATTTACTGAAACAGGGTCGATCGCGTGGTCCGGGGAATTACTATGCCTCCCTGGTCGCCGGGGACGGCAAGGTCTACATGTGCAGTGAGAAAGGGGTTATTACCGTTTTGAGTGCAGGACGTGAATGGTCGATCCTGTCATCGCATGATTTCGGTGAGCGGATCATGGGGACACCCGCGATCAGAGACGGACGGATCTACATTCGCACCGATGATGCCATGTATTGTTTTGGTGGGTGA
- a CDS encoding DSD1 family PLP-dependent enzyme, with product MFVHPPARIGDRLQDVDTPALLVDLDALEHNIRRMQSAVVRRGVRLRPHSKTHKCAVIAKIQMDHGAVGVCAQKVAEAEALVYAGIDNVLVSNQVVGQRKLERLAALARQAVVGVCVDDANNIAEMSEQAVRFGSQLNVLVEIEVGSERCGVFPGEAAVTLARQIDTAPGLRFGGIQAYHGGAQHLRRIEERQKAVADAVARTADTVSRLQAAGLDCETVAGAGTGTYEFERDSQVFNELQAGSYIFMDVDYAKNFDTAGNPVSEFKHSLFVYTSVISRTADVRAVVDAGLKALSFDSGMPLFADREGLTYFRPSDEHGRVLSSNGSPLPDPGEKFRLIPGHCDPTVNLYDWFVGIRQEYVVALWPVVARGALT from the coding sequence ATGTTCGTTCATCCGCCCGCTCGTATTGGCGATCGCCTGCAGGATGTCGATACTCCTGCCCTGCTGGTTGACCTTGACGCGCTGGAACACAACATCAGGCGAATGCAGAGCGCAGTGGTTCGGCGCGGTGTGCGCCTGCGGCCGCACTCAAAGACTCATAAATGTGCCGTGATCGCCAAAATTCAGATGGACCACGGTGCCGTCGGGGTCTGTGCTCAAAAAGTGGCGGAAGCCGAGGCATTGGTGTATGCGGGTATCGACAACGTATTGGTGAGTAACCAGGTCGTTGGTCAGCGTAAACTTGAGCGTCTTGCGGCACTTGCCAGGCAGGCGGTGGTTGGTGTCTGCGTGGACGACGCGAACAATATTGCTGAGATGAGCGAACAGGCGGTTCGATTTGGATCGCAGCTGAATGTGCTTGTGGAGATAGAAGTCGGTTCCGAGCGCTGCGGTGTGTTCCCCGGGGAGGCGGCGGTGACTCTGGCCCGTCAGATAGATACTGCTCCCGGGCTTCGTTTTGGGGGGATCCAGGCGTATCACGGGGGAGCACAACACCTTCGTCGGATTGAAGAACGGCAAAAGGCCGTTGCGGATGCAGTGGCCCGGACCGCGGACACGGTCAGTCGGCTGCAGGCGGCCGGACTGGACTGTGAAACCGTTGCCGGTGCGGGCACTGGCACCTATGAATTTGAGCGTGATAGTCAGGTCTTCAATGAGCTGCAGGCGGGGTCTTACATCTTTATGGACGTGGACTATGCGAAGAATTTTGATACGGCAGGCAACCCTGTGAGTGAGTTCAAACACAGTCTTTTTGTGTATACCAGCGTCATCAGCCGTACCGCGGATGTGCGAGCTGTTGTCGATGCCGGTTTGAAAGCCTTGAGTTTTGATTCCGGTATGCCTCTGTTTGCTGATCGTGAAGGACTGACCTACTTTCGACCTTCTGACGAACACGGCCGTGTTCTGTCATCGAATGGAAGCCCCTTACCGGATCCGGGTGAAAAATTTCGACTGATCCCGGGTCACTGCGATCCGACCGTTAACCTGTATGACTGGTTCGTCGGTATTCGACAGGAATACGTCGTGGCCCTGTGGCCGGTTGTGGCACGCGGCGCACTGACTTAG
- a CDS encoding DUF721 domain-containing protein, with product MNGSSYDRPTSLGRLLDLVVRHRGIAEVSGQQRLNAVWAEVAGDRISQRSYVRRLRDGVLEIGVRNSAVLEELSSYLKHDLLSTIQSNYVDLKIQSLKFVRVR from the coding sequence TTGAACGGGTCATCCTACGACCGCCCGACATCTCTGGGGCGTCTTTTGGACCTTGTGGTTCGCCACCGGGGAATTGCCGAAGTCTCCGGACAGCAGCGTCTGAATGCCGTGTGGGCCGAAGTCGCCGGTGACCGAATCAGTCAGCGGTCTTATGTCCGACGATTGCGGGACGGCGTACTGGAAATCGGAGTTCGCAACAGTGCTGTTCTGGAAGAACTCAGCAGTTATCTCAAACATGATTTGCTCAGCACGATACAGTCGAACTATGTGGACCTGAAAATACAGTCTTTAAAATTTGTGCGAGTCAGGTAG
- the dnaN gene encoding DNA polymerase III subunit beta has protein sequence MQLTCDRNQFTHAFQSAAAAVPSRTPRDILRNVYMQLNSSGVELIGTDQEVAIRFSVEGITSSSTGEALLPTQKVASILRELHDEQFEINAEEQTLLVTTSSSQFKLSSEDPREFPPVSEFSESDYFRIPSSVFRQMIRRTSFATDVESTRYALGGILVEFGEDQVTLAATDSRRLAVASAACETQGNPEAPERTTVVPARAMSLLERSIDDNAEYVDVAVRDNDVLMRSGRCVVYSRLVEGRFPRYRDVIPKESTVTVPLSVGPFHSAVRQAQIVTDEESRGVDFLFSDNTLKLNSRAQDVGESRVELPIEFTSDDICITFDPRYVSDFLKVLPPESLVELLLTSGDMAAVFKVEDSYTYVIMPLAQDR, from the coding sequence ATGCAACTCACCTGTGATCGAAATCAATTCACACACGCCTTTCAGTCGGCTGCTGCCGCGGTTCCCAGTCGTACTCCCAGGGACATCCTTCGCAACGTTTATATGCAGCTGAATTCCAGCGGAGTGGAGCTTATCGGTACCGACCAGGAAGTCGCCATCCGATTCAGCGTCGAAGGCATCACATCCAGTTCCACAGGTGAAGCTCTGCTACCGACACAAAAAGTCGCCTCCATCCTGCGCGAACTCCATGATGAGCAGTTCGAGATCAACGCCGAAGAGCAGACACTGCTGGTCACGACATCGTCGTCTCAGTTTAAACTGAGCTCAGAAGATCCCCGTGAATTTCCTCCTGTTTCGGAATTCAGTGAATCAGATTATTTCCGTATTCCATCATCAGTCTTCCGGCAAATGATTCGTCGAACATCGTTCGCTACTGACGTGGAGAGCACTCGGTATGCTCTTGGAGGTATTCTGGTTGAGTTCGGTGAAGACCAGGTGACACTGGCCGCGACAGACAGTCGGCGTCTGGCAGTTGCCTCTGCCGCCTGCGAAACCCAAGGTAACCCTGAAGCTCCGGAACGCACGACTGTCGTTCCGGCACGTGCAATGTCTCTTCTCGAACGTTCCATTGATGACAATGCTGAATATGTTGATGTTGCTGTGCGGGATAATGATGTGCTGATGCGGTCCGGACGGTGCGTCGTCTACAGTCGACTTGTGGAAGGCAGGTTTCCGCGGTACCGCGATGTGATTCCCAAGGAGTCGACTGTGACAGTGCCGTTGTCAGTCGGACCGTTTCATTCTGCTGTTCGCCAGGCACAGATTGTGACCGATGAAGAAAGTCGAGGTGTGGATTTTCTGTTTAGTGACAACACCCTCAAGCTCAACAGCCGTGCTCAGGATGTCGGTGAATCCCGCGTGGAACTTCCGATTGAATTCACCAGTGATGACATTTGTATTACGTTCGATCCAAGATATGTGTCTGATTTCCTGAAGGTCCTGCCGCCTGAATCGCTGGTGGAATTACTGCTCACCAGCGGAGACATGGCCGCCGTGTTCAAAGTGGAAGATTCGTACACCTATGTCATCATGCCTCTGGCTCAGGACCGTTAA
- a CDS encoding class II fumarate hydratase — translation MSEFRIERDSMGEVQVPAEAYYGAQTQRAVENFPISGWELPPELIHAMGRVKFACAQANKDLGKLTGTGRNPLTREQVEALLKACRDVAEGTLDDQFPIDVFQTGSGTSSNMNVNEVIASRALELTGDGRFGKEKPIHPNDHVNMGQSTNDTFPTAIHVAVGTAIHDDLIPALQRLHDELASKASAWDTIIKIGRTHLADATPLRLGQEFGGFARQIELSVERAGRAMSAVAELPVGGTAVGSGINTHPEFGRRVAAVLAEETNVPFVEAGNHFEANAQRDGLVECHGQLRAVASTLFNVANNIRWLGSGPRCGFYEVKIPDLQPGSSIMPGKVNPVICESLMQVCARVIGNDQTIAFSGAAGGQFQLNIMMPVMGHTTQESIRLLSNSVTTFVNFCLVNMEPNVEGCEAAVEKSLSMCTSLNPHIGYEKAAALAKEAFSTGKTIRELCLEQDILPEDVLKDALDPMTMTEPQA, via the coding sequence ATGTCAGAATTTCGCATTGAACGTGACTCTATGGGGGAGGTTCAGGTCCCGGCCGAAGCCTACTACGGTGCTCAGACACAGCGTGCCGTTGAGAATTTTCCGATTTCCGGCTGGGAACTGCCGCCTGAATTGATTCATGCAATGGGCCGAGTCAAATTCGCCTGTGCCCAGGCGAACAAAGATCTCGGAAAACTGACCGGAACGGGCCGAAATCCGCTCACCAGGGAACAGGTGGAGGCCTTGCTGAAGGCATGCCGTGATGTGGCCGAAGGCACGCTGGATGATCAGTTTCCGATTGACGTGTTTCAGACCGGGTCCGGCACCTCCAGCAACATGAACGTGAATGAAGTGATCGCCAGCCGGGCTCTCGAACTAACGGGCGACGGACGTTTTGGGAAGGAAAAGCCAATCCACCCCAATGACCATGTCAATATGGGGCAAAGCACCAATGACACATTTCCCACGGCCATTCATGTGGCCGTGGGTACGGCCATCCATGATGATCTGATTCCCGCACTGCAGCGACTCCACGATGAACTTGCGTCCAAAGCGTCTGCCTGGGATACAATCATCAAAATTGGCCGTACTCACCTGGCGGATGCGACTCCATTACGACTCGGACAGGAATTTGGCGGATTTGCCAGACAGATTGAGTTGTCTGTCGAGCGAGCCGGACGAGCGATGTCCGCCGTTGCAGAACTGCCGGTTGGTGGCACAGCGGTGGGTTCAGGCATCAATACTCATCCTGAATTCGGCCGACGGGTTGCTGCAGTGCTGGCCGAAGAAACAAATGTGCCGTTCGTTGAAGCCGGTAATCATTTCGAAGCGAATGCTCAGCGTGACGGTCTTGTCGAATGCCACGGACAGCTGCGTGCAGTTGCGTCAACGCTGTTCAACGTCGCCAACAACATTCGCTGGCTGGGTTCCGGTCCGCGCTGCGGCTTCTACGAAGTGAAGATTCCCGACCTGCAGCCAGGATCGTCTATTATGCCGGGTAAGGTTAATCCCGTAATCTGTGAGTCGCTGATGCAGGTCTGCGCACGCGTCATAGGAAACGATCAGACGATTGCTTTCAGTGGAGCAGCCGGAGGACAGTTTCAGCTTAATATCATGATGCCGGTAATGGGACACACCACACAGGAAAGCATTCGACTGCTGTCCAACAGCGTAACAACGTTTGTCAACTTCTGTCTGGTAAACATGGAACCAAATGTCGAAGGATGCGAGGCAGCCGTTGAAAAGAGTCTGTCCATGTGTACCAGTCTGAATCCGCATATCGGATACGAAAAGGCGGCCGCCCTGGCCAAGGAAGCATTCAGCACAGGTAAGACAATCCGCGAACTGTGTCTGGAGCAGGACATTCTTCCCGAAGACGTACTGAAGGACGCTCTGGATCCAATGACGATGACCGAACCCCAGGCGTAA